A window of Zingiber officinale cultivar Zhangliang chromosome 5A, Zo_v1.1, whole genome shotgun sequence contains these coding sequences:
- the LOC121982070 gene encoding serine/threonine-protein kinase PBL34-like yields MELASKEVQLEAWATGGRPKKDHEKENKKGEDIGCWTKFRAMGNCILARSKVDASLSSIGTQGEIKSTVHGSSNDKSATVVSGSMTASSSCSNSSASKVGEDIKVASQLRKFTYNDLKSATRNFRPESLLGKGGFGCVFKGWIEENGIAPVKPGTGLTVAVKTLNHDGLQGHKEWLAEVNFLGDLRHPNLVKLIGYCIEDDQRLLVYEFMPRGSLENHLFRRSLPLPWSIRMKIAFGAAKGLAFLHEEAERPVIYRDFKTSNILLDVDYEAKLSDFGLAKDGPEGDKTHVSTRVMGTYGYAAPEYVMTGHLTSKSDVYSFGVVLLEMMTGRRSMDKNQPNGEHNLVEWARYYLGERRRFYKLVDPRLEGNFSIKGAQKVAQLAHACLSRDPKMRPPMSEVVDSLRPLLNLKDIASSSYFFQTMHAERSASYSNGRLKR; encoded by the exons ATGGAGTTGGCCTCTAAGGAGGTTCAGTTGGAGGCGTGGGCAACTGGTGGGAGGCCAAAGAAGGATCACGAGAAGGAAAATAAGAAGGGCGAGGACATTGGCTGCTGGACTAAGTTTCGGGCCATGGGGAATTGTATTTTGGCGAGATCCAAAGTTGATGCATCTCTCAGCAGCATCGGCACTCAGGGCG AAATTAAATCAACAGTTCATGGTAGCAGCAATGATAAGTCAGCTACAGTAGTATCTGGTTCAATGACTGCGAGTAGTTCTTGTAGTAATTCATCTGCTTCTAAAGTAGGTGAAGATATAAAAGTTGCTTCGCAGTTGCGCAAATTTACCTACAATGACTTGAAGTCTGCCACAAGAAACTTCAGGCCAGAGAGCCTTCTGGGAAAGGGAGGATTTGGTTGCGTGTTCAAGGGATGGATTGAAGAGAATGGTATAGCTCCTGTTAAACCTGGTACAGGACTTACAGTCGCCGTCAAGACACTTAACCATGATGGACTTCAAGGGCATAAAGAGTGGCTG GCTGAAGTTAATTTTCTTGGTGATCTTCGGCATCCAAATTTGGTAAAGTTGATTGGGTATTGTATCGAGGATGATCAGAGATTGCTAGTATATGAGTTTATGCCACGAGGAAGTTTGGAAAATCATCTTTTCAGAA GATCCCTTCCTTTGCCATGGTCAATTAGAATGAAAATTGCATTTGGTGCAGCGAAGGGTCTTGCTTTTCTTCACGAGGAGGCAGAAAGACCAGTAATATATCGTGATTTCAAAACATCAAACATTCTTCTAGATGTG GATTATGAGGCTAAGCTTTCAGATTTTGGGCTCGCCAAAGATGGTCCTGAGGGTGACAAGACTCATGTATCAACAAGAGTGATGGGAACGTATGGGTATGCAGCTCCAGAATATGTCATGACAG GTCACTTAACATCCAAAAGTGATGTCTATAGTTTCGGCGTCGTGCTACTCGAAATGATGACAGGTCGGAGATCAATGGACAAAAATCAACCAAATGGGGAGCACAACCTGGTGGAATGGGCACGCTATTATCTAGGAGAAAGACGACGCTTCTACAAACTTGTTGATCCTCGTCTGGAAGGCAACTTCTCAATCAAAGGTGCACAGAAGGTAGCTCAACTCGCACATGCCTGCCTCAGTCGAGACCCCAAGATGCGCCCGCCCATGAGCGAGGTGGTTGATTCGCTCAGACCATTGCTCAACCTCAAAGACATCGCTAGCTCTTCCTACTTTTTCCAGACTATGCATGCGGAACGATCTGCTTCCTACTCAAACGGTAGACTCAAGCGGTAG